A stretch of Mycobacterium sp. ELW1 DNA encodes these proteins:
- a CDS encoding DUF4226 domain-containing protein, producing the protein MSIQLEAAQALAVVERARSLFGSAGPVSAAGAPLQSAADSAMSAGQQMSGLSGQLVDRHATVVEKQNRELSTAGRTDTALESQLSSAAQITQGGARQMDTIVARTRSIAEAAAAARTPAEEMMVLKALRAQVAQAQSVTASTQQQASQAAGQVRSLSYGSGGMPQAPADDLPTDNPGEEPPHGKDPRYWLDVTKIVYVPEGELAPANSVQVGPNLWYPAPDNPGFAVPPPPPAQYPLEIGDVRVIDPESDALYPWGYQEIAPGIGVPHPDGNWVSSPWPPPQQPIDVRDVIQVGPDQLAPWGYVEYMPGWWVPDPSRSSGVGN; encoded by the coding sequence GTGTCCATTCAGCTTGAGGCGGCCCAGGCGCTCGCGGTGGTCGAACGTGCCCGCTCGCTGTTCGGTTCTGCGGGGCCGGTCAGCGCGGCGGGAGCGCCATTGCAGTCGGCTGCCGATTCTGCCATGAGCGCCGGCCAGCAGATGTCGGGATTGTCTGGGCAGCTGGTCGATCGCCACGCGACGGTGGTGGAAAAGCAGAACCGCGAGCTGAGCACTGCCGGCCGCACGGACACCGCCTTGGAATCACAGCTGAGCAGCGCGGCACAGATCACCCAGGGCGGCGCGCGCCAAATGGACACGATCGTGGCCCGAACGCGCTCGATCGCCGAAGCCGCCGCGGCGGCACGCACGCCGGCCGAGGAAATGATGGTGCTTAAGGCGCTGCGCGCTCAAGTTGCCCAAGCGCAGTCCGTCACGGCCTCGACCCAGCAGCAAGCCAGCCAGGCCGCCGGGCAAGTGCGTTCACTGAGCTACGGCAGCGGCGGGATGCCTCAGGCGCCGGCCGACGACCTGCCGACCGACAACCCGGGTGAAGAACCGCCGCACGGCAAGGATCCGCGGTACTGGCTCGATGTCACCAAGATCGTCTACGTGCCAGAGGGGGAGCTGGCCCCCGCCAACAGCGTGCAGGTCGGGCCGAATCTGTGGTACCCGGCGCCGGACAATCCGGGCTTTGCAGTACCCCCGCCGCCACCGGCGCAGTATCCCCTGGAGATCGGCGATGTTCGGGTGATCGATCCGGAATCTGACGCGCTGTACCCCTGGGGCTATCAGGAGATAGCTCCCGGCATCGGCGTTCCCCACCCGGACGGGAACTGGGTGTCCTCACCGTGGCCGCCACCGCAGCAGCCCATCGACGTCCGCGACGTCATCCAGGTGGGGCCCGACCAGCTGGCCCCGTGGGGCTACGTGGA